From Ptiloglossa arizonensis isolate GNS036 chromosome 10, iyPtiAriz1_principal, whole genome shotgun sequence, the proteins below share one genomic window:
- the Dop gene encoding microtubule-associated serine/threonine (MAST) protein kinase dop isoform X2, whose product MDQNRSRPSRPRLRSHGNSARVLVFDQAESEESACSAEADVQKRPMLHKIESKEAPVRPVSGELSNLVRMRNSAIGKSAPSLSVHVRDFNIPRRAAKAAHRKSFIATTSPTLPRCHSPLSGSPLESPRMSSSPHFAFAPIKRIGGGATGTADGRRWSFASLPSSGYGTTPGSSNVSSQYSSQERLHQLPNVPTKDELRMLSCHFSKPGTPCSSHPGFPGSSISSIPGSVSLSLDEEGRRSPLHRPRSRSLSSPSRSPVLDSEIVMMNTLYKERFPKATQQMEERLTNFINENKELDEYEVMANMTQDSLPILRFVHHQVIEMARDCLQKSQEKLITTRYFYEMSENLEHLLMETKEKSLEAATRLTGLIKKLLLVISRPARLLECLEFDPEEFYHLLEQAEGQAKFNAGIKTDIPQYIVNKLSLNRDPISELQEDLNKLEDSASSSDSNLQITSSPNKEEEKSQRVPCESDYEVLKLISNGAYGAVFLVKEKTTRLRFAMKKINKNNLMLRNQVEQVFAERDIMSFTDNPFVVSMYCSFETKKHLCLVMEYVEGGDCANLLKNIGALPPDMARFYFAETVLAVEYLHSYGIVHRDLKPDNLLITALGHIKLTDFGLSKMGLMSLATNLYEGYIDRDTRQFSDKQVFGTPEYIAPEVILRQGYGKPVDWWSMGIILYQFLIGCVPFFGDTPEELFAHTVNDDIEWPDDDDWPVQPEAKDIITALLQQSPRDRLGTGGSHEVKEHPYFYGVNWNSLLRQKAEFVPQLINDEDTSYFDTRMDRYNHDIGDDTDDTDDSPLFGSFSSYSPQSRKISQTRPPQINPESDSDASKKLLFRTELERTVAQLSLGCGNTVTPPSKLIESTPSEKNRPSSSVKNISCTETPKTDKSNASFTSPATVTSGESQLTVIKNTQIEGASISLSTPDSSQTESEDFSPQIQRKRHVHSRDKLPRFSISVDDDHMLDLVAANRDTTEESKHNSSTDSFESFTAMPVILSSAKQKSRSVIKSASTSGLSLVIPASEFSYDASLNTQSIESPGGSSTASSRDTSPCRELSPLVTSLKPPIIIRRGPCGFGFTVHTIRVYYGDSDFYTMHHLVMAVDQSSPAFEAGLRPGDLITHINGEPVQGLYHIQVLQLMLSGIDRVTLRSTPLENTSIKTGGRKRDLAQSKMARRTLHKQRKQKRDHSDKKRNTSLFKRLSSKRHSAEIQQPLTISCPLSAPILSSDSKPPLMMAAGICSPSMVTPSRSFQSFTRSQESSPYFAACTKAVCSPSPPTNRVSLDSYHSTGNSSPCSSPNSSSPGSNTSAANLTAISNQSHYQRPSTLHGLKHKLHTAAKNIHSPNRRKSVGHIPLSPLARTPSPSPLPASPTRSPSPLAFPTGHQPGSSNTTQSYSPGVCLSTPNNQKKSYGRPKSAEPGSPLLRRALSPDRLHPRSAENKTSISPLVNTVVKVTPRVTIAQSSSHSETSEESGDSFKENDSKGEKKAPTEQKSDYSKLSHAISINLGAVSMSNSCGGTQLPRIAEEKDSPTGTKADDYSSKETLPLEKNDKTSSNKSTESDRPVEYVNRRNHESKTDLYTRHSGTCINKAEECARFDNLFNMHARGSQATTHKQSQNNEKSAQVSSQKASSQSSEKGSQAVVQKASAQSNEKGWPASAQKTSSIEKGSQSMTQKSLFQSSEKSSVQKFPSQSNERVLQVVSQKSSQVNEKSSQTALQKQVQGGEKGTASYKPNEQKAAGKCSEANSDSRKILKKHKVDSSEAIGSSSPFEASGSGKDKKNN is encoded by the exons atgGATCAAAACAGAAGCAGGCCAAGTAGACCCCGCCTTCGCTCACATGGCAATTCTGCCAGAGTTCTGGTATTTGATCAGGCAGAAAGTGAAGAATCTGCTTGCAGTGCCGAGGCAGATGTGCAAAAGCGTCCGATGCTGCACAAAATAGAGAGCAAAGAAGCTCCAGTTCGGCCTG TTAGTGGAGAACTGTCGAATCTAGTTCGAATGAGGAACTCTGCAATTGGGAAATCTGCACCTTCCTTGTCTGTCCATGTG CGTGATTTTAACATTCCTCGGCGTGCTGCCAAAGCAGCTCATCGTAAATCTTTTATTGCAACAACATCTCCTACCTTACCAAGATGTCATTCACCACTGTCAG GCAGTCCCCTAGAGAGTCCTAGGATGTCATCCAGTCCACATTTTGCTTTTGCTCCAATTAAAAG GATCGGAGGAGGCGCCACAGGAACCGCAGATGGTAGACGATGGTCGTTTGCTAGTTTACCATCCAGTGGATATGGCACGACACCAGGCTCTAGTAATGTTTCG TCACAGTACTCGAGTCAAGAACGCTTGCATCAACTTCCAAATGTTCCAACCAAGGACGAATTGCGCATGCTTTCTTGCCATTTTTCTAAACCTGGCACACCGTGTTCTTCGCATCCAGGATTTCCAGGTTCTAGTATCTCCAGTATTCCGGGTAGTGTGTCTTTGAGTCTCGACGAGGAAGGTCGTAGATCACCATTACATAGACCACGTTCACGAAGTTTAAG TAGTCCTAGTCGGTCTCCTGTGTTGGACAGTGAAATTGTTATGATGAACACCCTTTATAAAGAACGATTTCCAAAG GCGACACAGCAGATGGAAGAACGTTTAACTAATTTCATCAATGAAAATAAGGAACTGGACGAATACGAAGTGATGGCAAACATGACGCAGGACTCTTTGCCGATTTTACGATTTGTGCATCATCAAGTAATTGAAATGGCAAGAGATTGTTTACAAAAATCTCAGGAAAAGTTAATCACAACTAGATATTTTTATGAAatgagcgaaaatttggagcatcTTTTGATGGAG ACCAAAGAGAAATCACTTGAAGCAGCAACAAGATTAACAGGACTTatcaaaaaattactattagtAATATCACGTCCAGCTCGCCTATTAGAGTGCTTAGAATTTGACCCGGAAGAGTTCTATCATTTATTGGAACAAGCTGAAGGCCAAGCAAAATTTAATGCAGGAATAAAAACAGATATACCTCAGTATATTGTTAATAAGCTTTCTCTCAACAGAGATCCCATATCGG AACTCCAAgaagatttaaataaattagagGATTCGGCTAGTTCGAGCGACAGTAACTTACAAATTACTTCGAGTCCAAATAAAGAGGAAGAAAAGTCTCAGCGCGTACCGTGCGAGAGTGATTACGAGGTACTAAAACTCATCAGCAACGGCGCATACGGTGCAGTCTTTTTGGTCAAGGAAAAAACTACAAGGCTAAGATTTGCCATGaagaagataaataaaaataatctaatGCTGCGCAATCAGGTGGAGCAAGTCTTTGCCGAGAGGGACATAATGAGCTTTACGGATAATCCGTTTGTAGTTTCTATGTATTGcagtttcgaaacgaaa AAACACTTGTGCTTGGTGATGGAGTACGTAGAAGGGGGAGACTGTGCGAATCTTTTAAAGAATATTGGTGCACTACCGCCGGATATGGCAAGGTTTTATTTTGCAGAAACCGTTTTGGCTGTTGAATATTTGCACAGCTATGGTATCGTTCATCGAGACTTGAAGCCCGATAA tttACTGATTACTGCCCTCGGCCATATTAAACTCACAGATTTTGGTCTCAGTAAAATGGGTCTTATGTctt TGGCGACGAATCTTTACGAGGGTTATATCGATAGGGATACGAGACAGTTTTCGGATAAACAGGTGTTCGGTACACCCGAATATATCGCTCCTGAAGTAATACTGCGTCAAGGGTATGGTAAACCAGTGGATTGGTGGTCTATGGGCATTATACTATACCAATTTTTGATCGGCTGTGTACCATTTTTCGGTGATACCCCAGAAGAGTTATTTGCTCATACAGTTAATG ATGATATCGAATGGCCTGACGATGATGACTGGCCCGTTCAACCGGAAGCTAAAGATATTATAACGGCGTTGTTGCAACAAAGTCCTAGAGATCGATTAGGAACCGGTGGGTCGCACGAGGTCAAAGAACATCCTTATTTCTATGGAGTGAACTGGAACAGTTTGCTTAGACAAAAAGCTGAGTTCGTACCACAATTAATCAATGATGAGGATACAAGTTACTTCGACA CTCGTATGGATAGGTATAATCATGACATAGGCGATGATACAGACGACACCGATGACTCTCCTTTGTTTGGATCGTTCTCCTCGTATTCTCCTCAGTCACGAAAGATTTCTCAGACCCGTCCGCCGCAGATAAATCCAGAGTCAGATTCGGACGCctcaaagaaattattatttcgtaccGAGCTCGAGCGCACGGTCGCGCAACTGTCTCTGGGATGCGGTAACACCGTCACGCCTCCATCGAAGTTAATCGAATCGACTCCGTCGGAGAAAAATCGACCATCTTCGTCCGTTAAGAACATTTCGTGCACGGAAACTCCAAAAACGGACAAATCGAATGCGTCGTTCACGAGCCCTGCCACGGTGACAAGCGGCGAATCACAGTTAACGGTTATCAAGAATACTCAGATAGAAGGGGCATCGATCAGCTTGAGTACACCTGACTCGTCGCAAACGGAGTCCGAGGATTTCAGTCCACAGATTCAGAGAAAGAGACACGTGCATTCCCGCGACAAGCTGCCCAGGTTCAGTATATCCGTTGATGATGACCACAT GTTAGACCTGGTCGCAGCAAACAGAGACACGACTGAGGAGAGCAAGCATAATTCCAGCACCGATTCCTTCGAATCGTTCACTGCAATGCCGGTGATCCTATCATCTGCGAAACAGAAGTCACGGTCTGTGATTAAGTCCGCGTCTACAAGTGGATTGTCATTGGTGATACCAGCCAGCGAGTTTTCTT ATGACGCGTCCTTGAATACTCAGTCAATCGAATCACCCGGTGGATCGTCTACCGCTTCTTCGAGAGATACATCCCCTTGCCGTGAATTGAGTCCTCTCGTGACTAGCTTGAAACCTCCTATTATCATCCGAAGGGGACCCTGTGGATTCGGTTTCACTGTGCACACTATTAGAGTTTACTATGGAGATAGTGATTTTTATACGATGCATCATTTAGTTATG GCCGTCGACCAGTCCAGTCCGGCGTTTGAAGCCGGCTTGAGACCAGGTGATCTCATAACACATATAAACGGCGAACCGGTACAGGGATTATACCATATACAAGTTCTTCAGTTGATGCTGAGCGGCATCGACCGTGTAACTTTACGCAGTACACCATTGGAGAACACCAGTATAAAAACGGGGGGACGGAAGAGGGATCTCGCCCAGAGCAAAATGGCGCGCAGAACGTTGCACAAGCAACGTAAACAGAAGCGCGATCATTCCGATAAGAAACGAAACACATCTCTTTTCAAGAGACTTAGTTCGAAGCGACATAGCGCGGAGATACAGCAG CCATTAACTATCAGTTGTCCATTGTCAGCACCCATTCTATCCAGCGACAGCAAACCTCCACTTATG ATGGCTGCAGGAATTTGTTCACCATCAATGGTGACACCTAGTCGATCCTTCCAGTCGTTTACACGTTCCCAGGAGTCGTCGCCCTATTTCGCAGCTTGCACGAAAGCGGTTTGTAGTCCATCACCGCCGACGAATCGCGTCAGTTTGGACTCTTATCACTCCACCGGCAATTCGAGCCCCTGCTCCAGTCCGAATTCGTCATCGCCGGGCTCGAACACATCTGCTGCGAACTTGACAGCTATCTCAAATCAGTCTCACTATCAAAGACCCAGCACCCTTCATGGTTTGAAGCACAAGTTGCACACAGCAGCGAAAAATATTCATTCTCCGAATCGCAGAAAATCCGtgggacacataccgttgtcccCGTTGGCTAGGACTCCGAGCCCGTCACCGCTTCCGGCTAGTCCAACCAGGAGTCCCAGTCCGTTAGCTTTTCCTACGGGACATCAGCCTGGCAGTTCCAACACCACGCAGTCCTATAGTCCAG GTGTCTGCTTGTCAACGCCAAACAACCAAAAGAAAAGCTACGGTAGACCAAAGTCAGCAGAGCCTGGTTCTCCGCTGTTGAGAAGAGCCCTCAGTCCGGACAGGCTTCATCCACGCTCGGCGGAGAACAAGACGTCGATATCGCCATTGGTCAACACGGTGGTAAAAGTAACGCCCCGTGTGACCATAGCACAATCGTCGTCTCATTCAGAAACCTCCGAGGAGAGCGGGGACAGCTTCAAAGAGAACGATTCGAAAGGCGAGAAGAAAGCGCCGACCGAACAGAAATCCGATTATTCGAAATTGTCCCATGCGATATCTATTAATTTGGGGGCTGTGAGTATGTCGAATTCCTGTGGCGGCACACAGTTACCGAGAATAGCCGAGGAAAAGGATTCACCGACCGGTACGAAGGCCGACGATTATTCGTCTAAGGAAACTCTGCCTTTGGAGAAGAATGATAAGACTTCGTCCAATAAGTCAACAGAGTCAGATAGACCCGTCGAATATGTTAATCGTCGCAATCACGAATCGAAGACAGACCTCTATACGAGACATTcaggaacatgtataaataaaGCCGAAGAGTGTGCCCGGTTCGACAACTTATTTAATATGCACGCTCGTGGCTCGCAGGCTACTACTCACAAGCAATCACAGAACAACGAGAAAAGCGCGCAAGTGTCGTCTCAGAAAGCATCGtcgcagagtagcgaaaaaggCTCGCAAGCTGTAGTCCAAAAAGCATCGGCGCAGAGTAACGAGAAAGGTTGGCCAGCTTCGGCCCAgaaaacatcgagtatcgaaaaaGGCTCACAATCTATGACTCAAAAGTCTTTGTTCCAGAGCAGTGAAAAATCTTCGGTTCAAAAGTTTCCGTCGCAGAGCAACGAAAGAGTATTGCAAGTTGTGTCGCAAAAGTCGTCTCAAGTGAACGAGAAAAGTTCGCAAACTGCGTTGCAAAAGCAGGTCCAAGGCGGTGAGAAAGGCACCGCATCGTACAAGCCGAACGAGCAAAAGGCAGCTGGTAAATGTTCAGAGGCTAATTCAGATAGTAGAAAGATATTGAAGAAACACAAAGTCGACAGTTCCGAGGCTATAGGCAGCTCGAGCCCGTTCGAGGCTAGTGGATCGGGGAAggataaaaaaaacaattaa
- the Dop gene encoding microtubule-associated serine/threonine (MAST) protein kinase dop isoform X1, with protein sequence MDQNRSRPSRPRLRSHGNSARVLVFDQAESEESACSAEADVQKRPMLHKIESKEAPVRPVSGELSNLVRMRNSAIGKSAPSLSVHVRDFNIPRRAAKAAHRKSFIATTSPTLPRCHSPLSAFVPIVGSPLESPRMSSSPHFAFAPIKRIGGGATGTADGRRWSFASLPSSGYGTTPGSSNVSSQYSSQERLHQLPNVPTKDELRMLSCHFSKPGTPCSSHPGFPGSSISSIPGSVSLSLDEEGRRSPLHRPRSRSLSSPSRSPVLDSEIVMMNTLYKERFPKATQQMEERLTNFINENKELDEYEVMANMTQDSLPILRFVHHQVIEMARDCLQKSQEKLITTRYFYEMSENLEHLLMETKEKSLEAATRLTGLIKKLLLVISRPARLLECLEFDPEEFYHLLEQAEGQAKFNAGIKTDIPQYIVNKLSLNRDPISELQEDLNKLEDSASSSDSNLQITSSPNKEEEKSQRVPCESDYEVLKLISNGAYGAVFLVKEKTTRLRFAMKKINKNNLMLRNQVEQVFAERDIMSFTDNPFVVSMYCSFETKKHLCLVMEYVEGGDCANLLKNIGALPPDMARFYFAETVLAVEYLHSYGIVHRDLKPDNLLITALGHIKLTDFGLSKMGLMSLATNLYEGYIDRDTRQFSDKQVFGTPEYIAPEVILRQGYGKPVDWWSMGIILYQFLIGCVPFFGDTPEELFAHTVNDDIEWPDDDDWPVQPEAKDIITALLQQSPRDRLGTGGSHEVKEHPYFYGVNWNSLLRQKAEFVPQLINDEDTSYFDTRMDRYNHDIGDDTDDTDDSPLFGSFSSYSPQSRKISQTRPPQINPESDSDASKKLLFRTELERTVAQLSLGCGNTVTPPSKLIESTPSEKNRPSSSVKNISCTETPKTDKSNASFTSPATVTSGESQLTVIKNTQIEGASISLSTPDSSQTESEDFSPQIQRKRHVHSRDKLPRFSISVDDDHMLDLVAANRDTTEESKHNSSTDSFESFTAMPVILSSAKQKSRSVIKSASTSGLSLVIPASEFSYDASLNTQSIESPGGSSTASSRDTSPCRELSPLVTSLKPPIIIRRGPCGFGFTVHTIRVYYGDSDFYTMHHLVMAVDQSSPAFEAGLRPGDLITHINGEPVQGLYHIQVLQLMLSGIDRVTLRSTPLENTSIKTGGRKRDLAQSKMARRTLHKQRKQKRDHSDKKRNTSLFKRLSSKRHSAEIQQPLTISCPLSAPILSSDSKPPLMMAAGICSPSMVTPSRSFQSFTRSQESSPYFAACTKAVCSPSPPTNRVSLDSYHSTGNSSPCSSPNSSSPGSNTSAANLTAISNQSHYQRPSTLHGLKHKLHTAAKNIHSPNRRKSVGHIPLSPLARTPSPSPLPASPTRSPSPLAFPTGHQPGSSNTTQSYSPGVCLSTPNNQKKSYGRPKSAEPGSPLLRRALSPDRLHPRSAENKTSISPLVNTVVKVTPRVTIAQSSSHSETSEESGDSFKENDSKGEKKAPTEQKSDYSKLSHAISINLGAVSMSNSCGGTQLPRIAEEKDSPTGTKADDYSSKETLPLEKNDKTSSNKSTESDRPVEYVNRRNHESKTDLYTRHSGTCINKAEECARFDNLFNMHARGSQATTHKQSQNNEKSAQVSSQKASSQSSEKGSQAVVQKASAQSNEKGWPASAQKTSSIEKGSQSMTQKSLFQSSEKSSVQKFPSQSNERVLQVVSQKSSQVNEKSSQTALQKQVQGGEKGTASYKPNEQKAAGKCSEANSDSRKILKKHKVDSSEAIGSSSPFEASGSGKDKKNN encoded by the exons atgGATCAAAACAGAAGCAGGCCAAGTAGACCCCGCCTTCGCTCACATGGCAATTCTGCCAGAGTTCTGGTATTTGATCAGGCAGAAAGTGAAGAATCTGCTTGCAGTGCCGAGGCAGATGTGCAAAAGCGTCCGATGCTGCACAAAATAGAGAGCAAAGAAGCTCCAGTTCGGCCTG TTAGTGGAGAACTGTCGAATCTAGTTCGAATGAGGAACTCTGCAATTGGGAAATCTGCACCTTCCTTGTCTGTCCATGTG CGTGATTTTAACATTCCTCGGCGTGCTGCCAAAGCAGCTCATCGTAAATCTTTTATTGCAACAACATCTCCTACCTTACCAAGATGTCATTCACCACTGTCAG CATTCGTCCCGATTGTAGGCAGTCCCCTAGAGAGTCCTAGGATGTCATCCAGTCCACATTTTGCTTTTGCTCCAATTAAAAG GATCGGAGGAGGCGCCACAGGAACCGCAGATGGTAGACGATGGTCGTTTGCTAGTTTACCATCCAGTGGATATGGCACGACACCAGGCTCTAGTAATGTTTCG TCACAGTACTCGAGTCAAGAACGCTTGCATCAACTTCCAAATGTTCCAACCAAGGACGAATTGCGCATGCTTTCTTGCCATTTTTCTAAACCTGGCACACCGTGTTCTTCGCATCCAGGATTTCCAGGTTCTAGTATCTCCAGTATTCCGGGTAGTGTGTCTTTGAGTCTCGACGAGGAAGGTCGTAGATCACCATTACATAGACCACGTTCACGAAGTTTAAG TAGTCCTAGTCGGTCTCCTGTGTTGGACAGTGAAATTGTTATGATGAACACCCTTTATAAAGAACGATTTCCAAAG GCGACACAGCAGATGGAAGAACGTTTAACTAATTTCATCAATGAAAATAAGGAACTGGACGAATACGAAGTGATGGCAAACATGACGCAGGACTCTTTGCCGATTTTACGATTTGTGCATCATCAAGTAATTGAAATGGCAAGAGATTGTTTACAAAAATCTCAGGAAAAGTTAATCACAACTAGATATTTTTATGAAatgagcgaaaatttggagcatcTTTTGATGGAG ACCAAAGAGAAATCACTTGAAGCAGCAACAAGATTAACAGGACTTatcaaaaaattactattagtAATATCACGTCCAGCTCGCCTATTAGAGTGCTTAGAATTTGACCCGGAAGAGTTCTATCATTTATTGGAACAAGCTGAAGGCCAAGCAAAATTTAATGCAGGAATAAAAACAGATATACCTCAGTATATTGTTAATAAGCTTTCTCTCAACAGAGATCCCATATCGG AACTCCAAgaagatttaaataaattagagGATTCGGCTAGTTCGAGCGACAGTAACTTACAAATTACTTCGAGTCCAAATAAAGAGGAAGAAAAGTCTCAGCGCGTACCGTGCGAGAGTGATTACGAGGTACTAAAACTCATCAGCAACGGCGCATACGGTGCAGTCTTTTTGGTCAAGGAAAAAACTACAAGGCTAAGATTTGCCATGaagaagataaataaaaataatctaatGCTGCGCAATCAGGTGGAGCAAGTCTTTGCCGAGAGGGACATAATGAGCTTTACGGATAATCCGTTTGTAGTTTCTATGTATTGcagtttcgaaacgaaa AAACACTTGTGCTTGGTGATGGAGTACGTAGAAGGGGGAGACTGTGCGAATCTTTTAAAGAATATTGGTGCACTACCGCCGGATATGGCAAGGTTTTATTTTGCAGAAACCGTTTTGGCTGTTGAATATTTGCACAGCTATGGTATCGTTCATCGAGACTTGAAGCCCGATAA tttACTGATTACTGCCCTCGGCCATATTAAACTCACAGATTTTGGTCTCAGTAAAATGGGTCTTATGTctt TGGCGACGAATCTTTACGAGGGTTATATCGATAGGGATACGAGACAGTTTTCGGATAAACAGGTGTTCGGTACACCCGAATATATCGCTCCTGAAGTAATACTGCGTCAAGGGTATGGTAAACCAGTGGATTGGTGGTCTATGGGCATTATACTATACCAATTTTTGATCGGCTGTGTACCATTTTTCGGTGATACCCCAGAAGAGTTATTTGCTCATACAGTTAATG ATGATATCGAATGGCCTGACGATGATGACTGGCCCGTTCAACCGGAAGCTAAAGATATTATAACGGCGTTGTTGCAACAAAGTCCTAGAGATCGATTAGGAACCGGTGGGTCGCACGAGGTCAAAGAACATCCTTATTTCTATGGAGTGAACTGGAACAGTTTGCTTAGACAAAAAGCTGAGTTCGTACCACAATTAATCAATGATGAGGATACAAGTTACTTCGACA CTCGTATGGATAGGTATAATCATGACATAGGCGATGATACAGACGACACCGATGACTCTCCTTTGTTTGGATCGTTCTCCTCGTATTCTCCTCAGTCACGAAAGATTTCTCAGACCCGTCCGCCGCAGATAAATCCAGAGTCAGATTCGGACGCctcaaagaaattattatttcgtaccGAGCTCGAGCGCACGGTCGCGCAACTGTCTCTGGGATGCGGTAACACCGTCACGCCTCCATCGAAGTTAATCGAATCGACTCCGTCGGAGAAAAATCGACCATCTTCGTCCGTTAAGAACATTTCGTGCACGGAAACTCCAAAAACGGACAAATCGAATGCGTCGTTCACGAGCCCTGCCACGGTGACAAGCGGCGAATCACAGTTAACGGTTATCAAGAATACTCAGATAGAAGGGGCATCGATCAGCTTGAGTACACCTGACTCGTCGCAAACGGAGTCCGAGGATTTCAGTCCACAGATTCAGAGAAAGAGACACGTGCATTCCCGCGACAAGCTGCCCAGGTTCAGTATATCCGTTGATGATGACCACAT GTTAGACCTGGTCGCAGCAAACAGAGACACGACTGAGGAGAGCAAGCATAATTCCAGCACCGATTCCTTCGAATCGTTCACTGCAATGCCGGTGATCCTATCATCTGCGAAACAGAAGTCACGGTCTGTGATTAAGTCCGCGTCTACAAGTGGATTGTCATTGGTGATACCAGCCAGCGAGTTTTCTT ATGACGCGTCCTTGAATACTCAGTCAATCGAATCACCCGGTGGATCGTCTACCGCTTCTTCGAGAGATACATCCCCTTGCCGTGAATTGAGTCCTCTCGTGACTAGCTTGAAACCTCCTATTATCATCCGAAGGGGACCCTGTGGATTCGGTTTCACTGTGCACACTATTAGAGTTTACTATGGAGATAGTGATTTTTATACGATGCATCATTTAGTTATG GCCGTCGACCAGTCCAGTCCGGCGTTTGAAGCCGGCTTGAGACCAGGTGATCTCATAACACATATAAACGGCGAACCGGTACAGGGATTATACCATATACAAGTTCTTCAGTTGATGCTGAGCGGCATCGACCGTGTAACTTTACGCAGTACACCATTGGAGAACACCAGTATAAAAACGGGGGGACGGAAGAGGGATCTCGCCCAGAGCAAAATGGCGCGCAGAACGTTGCACAAGCAACGTAAACAGAAGCGCGATCATTCCGATAAGAAACGAAACACATCTCTTTTCAAGAGACTTAGTTCGAAGCGACATAGCGCGGAGATACAGCAG CCATTAACTATCAGTTGTCCATTGTCAGCACCCATTCTATCCAGCGACAGCAAACCTCCACTTATG ATGGCTGCAGGAATTTGTTCACCATCAATGGTGACACCTAGTCGATCCTTCCAGTCGTTTACACGTTCCCAGGAGTCGTCGCCCTATTTCGCAGCTTGCACGAAAGCGGTTTGTAGTCCATCACCGCCGACGAATCGCGTCAGTTTGGACTCTTATCACTCCACCGGCAATTCGAGCCCCTGCTCCAGTCCGAATTCGTCATCGCCGGGCTCGAACACATCTGCTGCGAACTTGACAGCTATCTCAAATCAGTCTCACTATCAAAGACCCAGCACCCTTCATGGTTTGAAGCACAAGTTGCACACAGCAGCGAAAAATATTCATTCTCCGAATCGCAGAAAATCCGtgggacacataccgttgtcccCGTTGGCTAGGACTCCGAGCCCGTCACCGCTTCCGGCTAGTCCAACCAGGAGTCCCAGTCCGTTAGCTTTTCCTACGGGACATCAGCCTGGCAGTTCCAACACCACGCAGTCCTATAGTCCAG GTGTCTGCTTGTCAACGCCAAACAACCAAAAGAAAAGCTACGGTAGACCAAAGTCAGCAGAGCCTGGTTCTCCGCTGTTGAGAAGAGCCCTCAGTCCGGACAGGCTTCATCCACGCTCGGCGGAGAACAAGACGTCGATATCGCCATTGGTCAACACGGTGGTAAAAGTAACGCCCCGTGTGACCATAGCACAATCGTCGTCTCATTCAGAAACCTCCGAGGAGAGCGGGGACAGCTTCAAAGAGAACGATTCGAAAGGCGAGAAGAAAGCGCCGACCGAACAGAAATCCGATTATTCGAAATTGTCCCATGCGATATCTATTAATTTGGGGGCTGTGAGTATGTCGAATTCCTGTGGCGGCACACAGTTACCGAGAATAGCCGAGGAAAAGGATTCACCGACCGGTACGAAGGCCGACGATTATTCGTCTAAGGAAACTCTGCCTTTGGAGAAGAATGATAAGACTTCGTCCAATAAGTCAACAGAGTCAGATAGACCCGTCGAATATGTTAATCGTCGCAATCACGAATCGAAGACAGACCTCTATACGAGACATTcaggaacatgtataaataaaGCCGAAGAGTGTGCCCGGTTCGACAACTTATTTAATATGCACGCTCGTGGCTCGCAGGCTACTACTCACAAGCAATCACAGAACAACGAGAAAAGCGCGCAAGTGTCGTCTCAGAAAGCATCGtcgcagagtagcgaaaaaggCTCGCAAGCTGTAGTCCAAAAAGCATCGGCGCAGAGTAACGAGAAAGGTTGGCCAGCTTCGGCCCAgaaaacatcgagtatcgaaaaaGGCTCACAATCTATGACTCAAAAGTCTTTGTTCCAGAGCAGTGAAAAATCTTCGGTTCAAAAGTTTCCGTCGCAGAGCAACGAAAGAGTATTGCAAGTTGTGTCGCAAAAGTCGTCTCAAGTGAACGAGAAAAGTTCGCAAACTGCGTTGCAAAAGCAGGTCCAAGGCGGTGAGAAAGGCACCGCATCGTACAAGCCGAACGAGCAAAAGGCAGCTGGTAAATGTTCAGAGGCTAATTCAGATAGTAGAAAGATATTGAAGAAACACAAAGTCGACAGTTCCGAGGCTATAGGCAGCTCGAGCCCGTTCGAGGCTAGTGGATCGGGGAAggataaaaaaaacaattaa